In the Candidatus Obscuribacterales bacterium genome, one interval contains:
- a CDS encoding pentapeptide repeat-containing protein, protein MKLRCLLTALLMAVLMWGAPAYAFQADDLDQLISTRACVECDLQDVDLRGSNLSGVNLEKANLSRANLMAVNLMGANLEGATLDEALMFAVNLLDANLHGVSVFGTELGGAYVCNTTIPSGRISNRDCEAEDELIDEPQDAALMQEMNDALDEAADDKAVDAAKKAADAVLLDANDEADSAVDKMMN, encoded by the coding sequence ATGAAACTCAGATGCCTTTTAACCGCCCTGTTGATGGCTGTATTGATGTGGGGAGCCCCAGCTTATGCCTTTCAGGCTGATGATCTTGACCAGCTTATTTCTACCCGTGCTTGTGTTGAGTGTGACCTACAAGACGTTGATCTACGAGGCTCCAATCTAAGTGGGGTCAATTTGGAAAAGGCTAATCTTTCCCGCGCTAACCTGATGGCGGTGAATTTAATGGGGGCAAACTTGGAGGGAGCGACGCTGGATGAGGCGTTGATGTTTGCCGTGAATCTGCTTGATGCCAATCTCCATGGGGTGAGTGTGTTTGGTACAGAGCTGGGTGGAGCCTATGTCTGCAACACCACCATTCCCAGTGGGCGCATTTCCAATCGCGACTGCGAGGCCGAGGATGAGTTGATCGATGAGCCTCAAGATGCTGCTTTGATGCAAGAGATGAATGATGCACTGGATGAGGCGGCCGATGATAAGGCGGTCGATGCAGCAAAGAAGGCGGCCGATGCAGTGCTGTTGGACGCCAATGATGAGGCTGACTCAGCGGTAGACAAGATGATGAACTAG
- the psbQ gene encoding photosystem II protein PsbQ — MNWTRSMMTWVLVAIAVLVVGCGSAPTNAGPVYTPEEIAQIQRYTTEVSDLRDRLTEAVPPMIANEEWLDVETFIHGPLGELRTKMASLTRSLEPKLQSQSQQTARDVFGHLVKLDEAARGRASVKAIVNYNGAIEDLAAFLNQVPAEVRGTDEPSV; from the coding sequence ATGAATTGGACTCGATCCATGATGACTTGGGTGCTAGTGGCGATCGCCGTTTTGGTGGTGGGCTGCGGTTCTGCGCCGACTAACGCTGGCCCCGTCTATACCCCCGAGGAGATTGCGCAAATCCAGCGGTATACCACTGAGGTTTCCGATCTGCGCGATCGCCTGACCGAGGCGGTGCCCCCCATGATTGCCAACGAAGAGTGGCTGGATGTTGAAACGTTTATCCATGGCCCCTTGGGAGAATTGCGAACCAAAATGGCATCGCTGACTCGCAGCCTAGAGCCCAAACTGCAATCCCAGTCTCAACAGACTGCGCGGGATGTTTTTGGGCATCTGGTGAAATTAGATGAGGCGGCTCGCGGTCGAGCTTCGGTCAAGGCAATTGTGAACTATAACGGTGCAATCGAGGATCTAGCCGCATTTCTCAATCAGGTACCCGCAGAGGTGAGGGGCACGGATGAACCGTCTGTATAG
- a CDS encoding TenA family protein, with amino-acid sequence MSVAEDLWQANQDLAIACLKNAFVQGIYSGTLPRHKFAYYVGQDAFFLESFARAYSIAAAKASTWEGFGTFHDLAGGVLSELRLHQSYAQSWQVDLTQITPGAATRRYTDFLLATAWSQDTSVTTAAMLPCMKLYAYLGQQLAQPAIPEHDYTDWIRTYSSPEFDDLAQQLATLAEQAPRTAAVDAAYRYAMECERDFFQAAWEIEAEG; translated from the coding sequence ATGTCGGTTGCAGAGGATCTATGGCAGGCTAATCAAGATTTAGCGATCGCTTGTCTCAAAAATGCCTTTGTTCAAGGGATTTACAGCGGCACCTTACCCCGCCATAAATTTGCCTACTACGTTGGGCAAGATGCCTTTTTTCTAGAATCTTTTGCCCGGGCCTATAGCATTGCTGCTGCCAAGGCTTCCACCTGGGAAGGATTTGGCACCTTCCATGACCTAGCGGGAGGGGTGTTGTCCGAGCTGCGGCTGCACCAGAGCTATGCCCAATCCTGGCAGGTAGACCTCACGCAAATAACACCAGGGGCCGCCACCCGCCGCTATACCGATTTCCTACTAGCCACCGCATGGAGCCAGGATACCAGCGTCACCACTGCCGCCATGCTGCCCTGCATGAAACTCTATGCCTACTTGGGGCAGCAGCTCGCCCAGCCTGCCATTCCCGAGCACGACTATACCGATTGGATTAGAACCTACAGCAGCCCTGAGTTTGATGATCTAGCTCAGCAGCTTGCCACCCTAGCGGAACAGGCTCCCCGCACAGCCGCTGTAGATGCCGCCTATCGCTATGCCATGGAATGTGAACGAGATTTCTTCCAGGCCGCGTGGGAGATTGAGGCAGAGGGCTAA
- a CDS encoding phosphoribulokinase produces MSSKPDRIVLIGVAGDSGCGKSTFLRRLADLFGEELMTVICLDDYHSLDRKGRKVAGVTALNPKANNFDLMYEQIKALKEGNAIDKPIYNHETGELDPPERVEPNHIVVIEGLHPMYDERVRSLLDFSVYLDISDEVKISWKIQRDMAERGHTYEDILASINARRPDFEAYVDVQKQYADVVIQILPTKLIPNDEERKVLRVRLIQKEGVQDFEPVYLFDEGSTIDWIPCGRKLTCSYPGIRMFYGPDTYYGNNVSVLEVDGQFEKLEELIYIENHLSNTSTKHYGEMTELLLKHKEYPGSNNGSGLFQVLVGLKMRATYEHLVQEAKVAANV; encoded by the coding sequence ATGAGCAGTAAGCCAGATCGCATTGTCTTAATTGGCGTAGCCGGAGATTCCGGATGTGGTAAGTCAACCTTTTTGCGCCGTTTGGCGGATCTGTTCGGGGAAGAGTTGATGACGGTCATTTGTCTAGATGACTACCATAGCCTTGACCGCAAAGGGCGGAAGGTGGCCGGTGTTACGGCGCTGAACCCCAAGGCCAACAACTTTGATTTGATGTATGAACAAATCAAGGCGCTGAAAGAGGGCAATGCGATCGATAAGCCCATCTACAACCACGAAACGGGTGAACTGGATCCGCCAGAGCGGGTTGAGCCTAACCATATTGTGGTAATTGAAGGGCTGCACCCCATGTATGACGAACGGGTGCGATCGCTTCTGGACTTCAGCGTATACCTCGACATCAGCGACGAGGTGAAAATCTCTTGGAAGATCCAGCGAGATATGGCTGAGCGTGGGCACACCTATGAAGACATTTTGGCCTCCATCAACGCCCGCCGCCCTGACTTTGAAGCCTATGTAGACGTCCAAAAGCAGTATGCGGATGTCGTCATTCAAATCCTACCCACCAAGCTCATTCCCAACGATGAAGAGCGCAAAGTGCTGCGAGTGCGCCTCATCCAAAAAGAAGGTGTGCAAGACTTCGAGCCGGTCTACCTCTTCGATGAAGGCTCAACCATCGACTGGATTCCTTGTGGACGGAAACTCACCTGTTCCTACCCCGGCATTCGGATGTTCTATGGCCCCGATACCTACTACGGCAATAATGTGTCGGTGCTAGAGGTTGACGGCCAGTTTGAGAAGCTTGAGGAACTCATCTACATTGAGAATCACCTCAGCAATACCTCAACGAAGCACTACGGCGAGATGACCGAGTTGCTGCTGAAGCATAAGGAATATCCGGGTTCGAACAACGGTAGCGGACTATTCCAAGTGTTGGTGGGTCTCAAGATGCGCGCGACCTACGAACATCTCGTCCAAGAGGCTAAGGTTGCTGCTAACGTCTAG
- a CDS encoding ferredoxin-NADP reductase translates to MYNPSAAGKASNTIYGNRLFVYEVEGLRQNLEADKADYPIRKSGSAYITVPYGRMNQEMQRITRLGGRIVSIRPLSEMSRELAEANSPSSSAAPQPSQSAGESKAMTQAAKAEKKTEVPVNLYRPKSPFIGKCISNEPLVGEDGIGIVQHLTFDLSGGDLHYLEGQSIGIIPDGTDEKGKPHKLRLYSIASTRHGDKLDDQTVSLCVRQLEYKHPETNETVYGVCSTYLCNLEPGADVKITGPVGKEMLLPEDPEAKVIMMATGTGIAPFRAYLWRMFKEEERKRNTDYDFKGFAWLIFGIPVTPNILYKEELEAIQEQYPDNFRLTYAISREQQNPDGGRMYIQHRVAEYADELWGMIQDPKTHTYICGLKGMEGGIDEALSAAAEKTGVNWSDYQRQMKKEGRWHVETY, encoded by the coding sequence ATGTATAATCCAAGCGCAGCAGGCAAGGCTTCTAACACAATCTACGGGAATCGTCTTTTCGTATACGAGGTTGAAGGCCTACGTCAAAACCTCGAGGCAGACAAAGCAGACTACCCCATTCGCAAGAGTGGCAGTGCCTACATTACCGTGCCCTATGGTCGCATGAATCAGGAGATGCAGCGCATTACTCGTCTAGGCGGGCGGATTGTGAGCATTCGTCCCCTTAGTGAAATGAGTCGTGAATTGGCAGAAGCCAATAGCCCATCTTCGAGTGCAGCCCCTCAGCCCAGTCAGTCGGCAGGAGAGAGCAAGGCTATGACACAGGCGGCAAAGGCTGAAAAGAAAACCGAGGTTCCGGTCAATCTTTACCGACCCAAGTCACCTTTCATCGGCAAATGCATTAGCAATGAGCCGCTTGTGGGTGAAGACGGGATTGGTATTGTGCAGCATCTTACGTTTGACCTATCGGGTGGCGATCTGCACTACCTAGAAGGACAAAGTATTGGCATTATTCCTGACGGAACAGACGAGAAGGGCAAGCCTCATAAGCTTCGCCTCTATTCCATCGCTTCGACCCGTCATGGCGACAAGCTGGATGATCAAACTGTTTCCCTCTGTGTGCGGCAGCTTGAGTATAAGCACCCAGAAACCAATGAAACGGTGTATGGGGTTTGTTCCACCTATCTCTGCAATTTAGAACCCGGCGCAGACGTGAAAATTACGGGGCCGGTGGGCAAGGAGATGCTGCTGCCTGAGGATCCCGAGGCTAAGGTGATCATGATGGCTACCGGTACCGGAATTGCACCTTTCCGGGCTTACCTATGGCGCATGTTTAAAGAAGAAGAGCGGAAGCGCAACACGGATTATGACTTTAAGGGGTTTGCTTGGCTCATCTTTGGGATTCCGGTGACCCCCAATATTCTCTACAAGGAAGAATTGGAGGCCATTCAAGAGCAGTATCCCGACAACTTCCGTCTCACTTATGCCATCAGCCGTGAGCAGCAAAACCCAGATGGTGGTCGGATGTATATCCAGCACCGGGTGGCTGAATATGCGGATGAGCTATGGGGCATGATTCAAGATCCCAAGACCCATACCTACATTTGTGGATTGAAGGGTATGGAAGGTGGTATTGATGAAGCGCTTTCGGCTGCAGCGGAGAAGACGGGTGTCAACTGGTCTGACTACCAGCGCCAAATGAAGAAGGAAGGCCGCTGGCACGTCGAAACCTACTAA